Part of the Gramella sp. Hel_I_59 genome, AATATTCGTTGTTATTCAGTTTTTAAGATTATCGCAGGTTCGTTGGTAAATGTTTGCTTACCATTTTTAAAACCTGCAATTGGCTGGGCAATACTTCGTACGGCATCGATAGAAGAATTAGTTTCCAGTATGAGTAAAGTTGCCGGTGAACCTTCTTTTATAGGCTTATACATACCCATTAAAAGCGCGGCATTTTCGCCTATCATCCTGTAAACTTCTTCCAGTTCATCATCTTTGGCAATCTGAGCAATATTCGCATACATATTACCCATGCGAAGAAGTGAAGCGTCTCCAAATGGTGTAAAAGCATTTAAAATATTATTGCTGGAAATGGTAGTTCTTATCCCGAAATTAGCGAGTTCATTGGCATTTACCATTCCGCGTGGGATTAATTTCTCGTAATCTCTTCCATTCAGGAAAATATCGGTTGCCGGTAAAACGGTGAGAGTAATTTTAGCTTCCAATAATAAACTGAACATTCTCTTTTTTTGCTCCGCGGTCATTGCTGATATTTTAGTGATATGACCAATTGAAACTCGACCTTGATACGCTCGTTTTCTCACTTCCTCTGCAATCTTCGGAATACTGGAATTTTCAGGATCCAGATCAAAATCAAGATGAAAGTCAACATCTACATCATATTCCTGGGCAATATCAAAGATCATTTCTATATGTGCTGAAGGATCTTCATCCTTATAAGGGCAGCCGCCTATCAAATCTGCGCCATTTACCAGTGCCTGTTTGATAAGCTGTTGGGTAGCACTCCTCCCGGTAAGTCCTTCCTGGGCGAAAGCACAGATTTCCATATCGATAGCAAATGCATATTGATGCCTGACTTTTTGAATAGCCTTTAGAGATCGAAGTTCCGTTTTGGGATCGGTTTCTACGAAGGTTCGCATTCCCATAGTTCCCTTTTTGATTGCCATTTCAACTACTTTCGCGGCGCGTTGATATACGTCTTCTTCTGTAAATGATTTTTTGGCTTTACCGGTCTGTTCTACTGCTTCTTCTAAAGTTCCTTCTTCAATAGTGCAACGGTCCAGAATACACGCTTTATCGAGATGAATATGGCTCTCAAAAAAGCCCGGAGAAACGAAATGACCTCTGGCATCATAACTATTTATGGTAGTAATATCTTCTGAAGAATTTTCGAATACTGAAACAATCTTAGCGATTTCTCCATCCAGAATTCTAATGTTCACAAGATCTTCATGACCTTCTATTCTTGCATTTTTAATTTCCAGGTCATATTGACTCATAATTATCTATTTCTTTTAAAAATTATGATGTTTTTCTTCTTAAGGCTCTAATGTATTTAAAAAAGGTCATATTTATACTGAATTTGTAGCTGTCATGTTATAAGTTGTTGAAATATGAGATATATAGGTGTGGACGGTTGTAAATTTGGCTGGGTTTCAGTTTGTTTTTCTACGGAAGAGATTACTGCGGTAGAAAATTTAGAGAACCTTATATCTTTCTATCCAGCTCAGGCTTTAATCTTTATTGATATTCCAATTGGCCTGAAGAGCGAAAAAAATAAGTTGCGAAATTGCGAGGAACTGGCCCGACAGTTCCTTCCGAAGAACAGGAAATCAAGCATTTTTCCTGTGCCTTGCAGAGAAAGTCTCCAAGCCGAAACATATTCGGAAGCTTCACATATTAATAAAGCCATTTTAGGCAAAGGTATTTCAAAGCAGACCTGGTTCATTATTTCTAAGATCAAAGAAATAGATCAGTTTTTGGTTCAGAATAAACAAGAACGAAATAATATTAAAGAATCACATCCAGAAATTTCCTTTCAGTTCTTAAACGATGGAAAGCCTTTAAAATACACGAAGAAAACTGAAAACGGAATTTTTGAAAGGCTGCACATATTATCGCAATTTAAACCCGAAGCTGAAAAATTATACAAACTTGGTTTAAAGGAATATCGACGCAAGGAGGTAGCAAAAGATGA contains:
- a CDS encoding amidohydrolase family protein produces the protein MSQYDLEIKNARIEGHEDLVNIRILDGEIAKIVSVFENSSEDITTINSYDARGHFVSPGFFESHIHLDKACILDRCTIEEGTLEEAVEQTGKAKKSFTEEDVYQRAAKVVEMAIKKGTMGMRTFVETDPKTELRSLKAIQKVRHQYAFAIDMEICAFAQEGLTGRSATQQLIKQALVNGADLIGGCPYKDEDPSAHIEMIFDIAQEYDVDVDFHLDFDLDPENSSIPKIAEEVRKRAYQGRVSIGHITKISAMTAEQKKRMFSLLLEAKITLTVLPATDIFLNGRDYEKLIPRGMVNANELANFGIRTTISSNNILNAFTPFGDASLLRMGNMYANIAQIAKDDELEEVYRMIGENAALLMGMYKPIKEGSPATLLILETNSSIDAVRSIAQPIAGFKNGKQTFTNEPAIILKTE
- a CDS encoding DUF429 domain-containing protein gives rise to the protein MRYIGVDGCKFGWVSVCFSTEEITAVENLENLISFYPAQALIFIDIPIGLKSEKNKLRNCEELARQFLPKNRKSSIFPVPCRESLQAETYSEASHINKAILGKGISKQTWFIISKIKEIDQFLVQNKQERNNIKESHPEISFQFLNDGKPLKYTKKTENGIFERLHILSQFKPEAEKLYKLGLKEYRRKEVAKDDLLDAMCLAITAELSENYEKRIPIQPEKDEYGIEMAIYYADLSRLHKKCPKT